One segment of Thermodesulfobacteriota bacterium DNA contains the following:
- a CDS encoding branched-chain amino acid transaminase, producing MVEKLKKIWMDGRFVDWDDAKIHILTHTLHYGLGAFEGIRCYLCDDGSSAIFKLKEHIDRFFNSAHIGQIDIPFSKEEITNAIIETIKINGLKESYIRPIVFIGDGAMGIHPQNNPIRVAIAVWQWGAYLGDDGLKNGIRVKTSSFTRHHVNIMMTKAKICGNYVNSVLAKREVTQDGYDEAVILDPEGYVCEATGENIFIIQKGDLKTPPLTSVLPGITRASVISIALDRGIRVIEERFTRDELYVADEAFFTGTAAEITPIREVDNRSIGNGKPGEITQSLQNIFFDIIRGKQEKYKKWLTYI from the coding sequence ATGGTGGAAAAATTAAAGAAGATATGGATGGATGGGAGATTTGTTGATTGGGACGATGCCAAAATACATATTTTAACCCATACTTTACATTACGGCTTAGGGGCATTTGAAGGCATCAGATGTTACCTGTGCGATGATGGAAGCTCTGCAATCTTCAAATTAAAAGAACACATAGACCGTTTTTTCAACTCTGCCCATATTGGACAGATTGATATTCCTTTTAGCAAGGAAGAGATAACCAATGCGATTATAGAGACCATCAAGATCAATGGCTTAAAAGAGAGCTACATCAGGCCTATTGTATTTATCGGTGACGGGGCTATGGGTATCCATCCACAAAACAATCCTATAAGGGTTGCTATTGCTGTCTGGCAATGGGGGGCTTATTTGGGTGATGACGGGCTGAAGAACGGAATCAGGGTTAAAACCTCATCGTTTACCCGTCATCATGTTAATATTATGATGACCAAGGCAAAGATATGCGGAAATTATGTAAATTCGGTCTTGGCAAAAAGAGAAGTTACGCAGGATGGTTATGATGAAGCGGTCATCCTGGACCCTGAGGGGTACGTCTGTGAAGCTACAGGTGAAAATATCTTTATCATCCAGAAGGGGGATTTGAAGACCCCACCCCTTACATCCGTGCTGCCTGGAATCACAAGGGCATCAGTTATATCTATTGCTTTGGATAGAGGAATAAGAGTGATTGAGGAGAGGTTTACCCGAGACGAGCTGTATGTCGCTGATGAGGCATTCTTCACTGGAACAGCGGCAGAAATTACTCCCATAAGAGAGGTTGATAATAGAAGCATCGGTAACGGTAAGCCTGGTGAAATTACCCAAAGCCTTCAGAATATATTCTTCGATATAATACGCGGGAAACAGGAGAAATATAAGAAGTGGCTGACGTATATTTGA
- the recO gene encoding DNA repair protein RecO encodes MPLYRTDAIVIRSMDFSESDKIVTFFTRDFGKLRGIAKGAKKSKKRFSNTLELFSYISLLFFQKENLELARINNCSIIKTHMEIYKDIEKMAYGSYFIELINELVGEREKNNEVFNLLVDSLSLVNGHKFGEEIARIFEIRLLSLVGYQPQLQGCLTCRHRLSDGETFWFSPVKGGIVCNRCSPGQGNLSPISPGTLKILLLARDMDFRKIHRLIFSKQALMESKEAITNFIQYQMGKEPNSMKFLKKIHGLG; translated from the coding sequence ATGCCTCTTTATAGAACCGATGCTATCGTTATTCGTTCCATGGATTTTAGCGAGTCCGATAAGATTGTAACCTTCTTTACCCGAGATTTTGGAAAATTGAGAGGTATTGCAAAAGGAGCGAAAAAGAGCAAAAAGAGGTTTAGCAATACTCTTGAATTGTTTTCCTATATCAGCCTTCTTTTCTTTCAAAAAGAAAACCTGGAATTGGCAAGGATAAACAATTGCAGCATTATTAAAACACACATGGAAATTTATAAAGATATCGAAAAGATGGCATATGGAAGCTACTTTATTGAGTTGATTAATGAATTAGTTGGTGAGAGAGAAAAAAATAATGAGGTTTTTAATCTCCTTGTTGATTCATTGTCCCTGGTTAACGGTCACAAATTTGGTGAAGAAATTGCGAGAATATTTGAGATCCGCCTCCTTTCTCTTGTTGGCTACCAACCTCAATTACAGGGGTGCCTGACATGTAGACATAGACTTTCTGACGGCGAGACGTTCTGGTTCAGTCCAGTTAAAGGAGGGATAGTTTGTAATAGGTGTTCACCTGGGCAGGGAAACCTATCTCCCATATCTCCAGGAACCTTGAAGATACTGCTTTTAGCCAGAGATATGGACTTCAGAAAAATTCATCGGCTGATATTTTCAAAGCAGGCGTTAATGGAAAGTAAAGAGGCCATCACCAATTTCATACAGTACCAAATGGGAAAAGAACCTAATTCTATGAAATTTTTAAAGAAAATCCATGGATTAGGTTAG
- a CDS encoding HPr family phosphocarrier protein — protein sequence MPVQTKSFTIKNKLGIHVRPATQLVKTANRFVSDISIKKDGLEIDGKGIMGILMLAASQGSEIVIKAEGRDAREAIEELGRLIEERFGEE from the coding sequence ATGCCAGTTCAAACTAAGTCCTTTACTATAAAGAACAAACTGGGTATCCATGTTCGGCCTGCAACTCAGCTTGTTAAAACGGCAAATAGATTTGTTTCAGATATTAGCATTAAAAAAGATGGGCTGGAGATTGATGGCAAGGGTATAATGGGAATATTAATGCTAGCTGCTTCACAGGGAAGCGAGATTGTTATAAAAGCTGAAGGCAGAGATGCCAGAGAAGCTATAGAGGAACTGGGCCGTCTAATAGAGGAAAGATTTGGAGAAGAATAG